A genomic segment from Montipora foliosa isolate CH-2021 chromosome 9, ASM3666993v2, whole genome shotgun sequence encodes:
- the LOC137970816 gene encoding noggin-like, translating into MCQLSFVAITTFLVPFFLCAVWQTSSEGQPWKHLQPDLAPQPVGAARDKLRLKMPPEPSSYPSDPLQSDRDIDLMKRKLGQDYDQDRTALNKDEVLMKKNNATKPQAQGNEFVRKMLTKSMPEEIKNLDFKMPGMKRYLGPKASKKLQLWLWQVSYCSVVPKWKDLGVRYWPRHINVGRCSRKATCSFPSGMRCRVAKTKNMGVLRWHCLDRFVPRNDTTCIWLKFFHPVITECKCKCLH; encoded by the coding sequence ATGTGTCAGTTAAGCTTCGTGGCAATAACTACTTTTTTGGTCCCCTTTTTTCTATGCGCTGTTTGGCAAACTTCTTCAGAGGGACAGCCTTGGAAACATCTCCAGCCTGATCTCGCCCCGCAGCCAGTTGGAGCAGCCAGGGACAAACTTAGGCTAAAAATGCCTCCCGAGCCCTCGAGTTACCCAAGCGATCCGTTACAAAGCGACCGAGATATCGATTTAATGAAGAGAAAACTCGGTCAAGATTACGATCAAGACCGTACAGCGCTGAACAAAGACGAGGTCTTGATGAAGAAAAACAACGCCACTAAACCTCAAGCACAGGGGAATGAATTCGTGCGCAAGATGCTGACCAAAAGCATGCCGGAGGAAATAAAAAATCTTGATTTCAAAATGCCCGGGATGAAAAGATACCTCGGACCAAAAGCAAGTAAAAAACTTCAGCTCTGGCTTTGGCAAGTTTCCTATTGTTCGGTGGTTCCAAAGTGGAAAGACCTGGGAGTGCGATATTGGCCTCGCCACATCAATGTCGGAAGATGTTCCAGAAAGGCAACATGCTCATTCCCTTCTGGGATGAGATGCCGCGTAGCTAAAACAAAGAATATGGGAGTGTTGCGATGGCACTGTCTGGATAGATTTGTCCCGCGCAATGACACAACCTGtatctggctgaaattttttcACCCAGTAATCACGGAGTGCAAATGCAAGTGTTTACACTAA
- the LOC137971144 gene encoding uncharacterized protein, giving the protein MIVMANPVPLFAFLQMSLLYMLQTVEGGNSTASFNNITNLTASNGIVNQLMPTTTPADFKAKKDASYPTSVPPMFSSASRRNRNQGIAMNSSSMQGQSGGIKEGPNSTEPGMEVDGKTGDQDDFPFWVYIVISVGVVLLVVVVVMLYVRMNRWKNHGTYMVWDDNELELSPAFTRESEFLLDNLAADQEPGTPELQIYEIPLDSLGVQRVYIGTKKVAPKTDERREVVKYSKTKKQRRKVKDEFQGNALPRTGRKDHIYSSVNDEVTNTLSEGDLLDGRKLNVHTLPRVLSSTKDLHELDASKLRVNGSSSPEDFVRELRTAALGSGTKSVSSLFQNRPLPPAPSKRFSKSLDRLRFFDALPHGKGKGKTFPCHLKANPLRPHPVLVKSSSFGGTFNKIVKTQPLVQPQRKGSIDGLDKSDTFHTAHVRKSNLCHRHSKSLDTLMLLRDVNWAAYDIDIYHPYASVHSSRSDDINEKEPYYASLASADEKTSSLFENSGGVASPSEVSARSGSEGPMDTCSGENLYATVSDDDLSITEGDSRCSNLENDNRDSGVSSSFAGSEDPTSPYASVRISQIQGLVVASLGEESKCKEKVSDIEDSGSNIGKCEDLRENEDFKRASVHTYLELLPDNVRDSVISETSSGYARPADLVSDISGQEDQDLDTEYPRESYTDPDFPTKNSSSAERVERAFELSQSEEYSTNKEENVLLVSDSSPTCSIEEDECSVQSNARLSELFNEAIEDDEDHDFRDPPTKVHIYDSAVFVKNLQTRDTAEQFRPSGDGVPAV; this is encoded by the exons ATGATTGTTATGGCGAACCCGGTTCCTCTCTTCGCATTTCTTCAGATGTCTTTGCTGTATATGCTCCAAACTGTCGAAG GGGGTAATTCAACAGCATCGTTCAACAATATAACAAATCTAACAGCAAGTAATGGGATTGTGAATCAGCTGATGCCGACTACTACGCCTGCAGACTTTAAAGCTAAGAAAGATGCTTCTTATCCCACCAGTGTGCCCCCAATGTTTAGTTCAGCTTCAAGAAGGAACAGAAATCAGGGAATAGCAATGAATAGCTCATCAATGCAAGGACAATCTGGTGGAATAAAGGAAGGTCCAAATAGCACTGAACCTGGTATGGAAGTAGATGGCAAAACTGGAGATCAAG aTGATTTTCCATTCTGGGTGTACATAGTCATTTCCGTTGGAGTggttcttcttgttgttgtggTAGTTATGCTCTACGTAAGAATGAATAGATG GAAAAACCATGGTACATATATGGTCTGGGATGATAACGAGCTGGAGTTGAGCCCCGCTTTCACAAG GGAGTCTGAGTTTCTCCTGGATAATTTAGCCG CTGACCAAGAGCCAGGGACCCCAGAACTGCAAATCTATGAGATTCCATTGGACTCATTGGGTGTGCAGCGAGTGTACATTGGAACCAAAAAAGTCGCACCCAAAACTGATGAACGCAGAGAAGTTGTGAAGTATAGTAAAACCAAAAAGCAAAGAAGGAAAGTTAAGGACGAGTTTCAAGGCAACGCACTGCCCAGGACTGGCAGAAAAGATCATATTTACAGTTCAGTCAATGATGAAGTCACCAACACATTAAGTGAAG GAGATCTTCTGGATGGGAGAAAATTGAATGTTCACACTCTACCCAGAGTGCTGTCATCCACCAAGGACCTTCATGAACTCGACGCTTCTAAGTTAAGGGTCAACGGATCGTCGTCGCCAGAAGACTTTGTGCGAGAATTGAGGACCGCGGCGCTTGGTTCCGGAACAAAAAGCGTGTCCAGCTTATTTCAAAACCGGCCGCTCCCTCCTGCTCCAAGCAAACGCTTTTCAAAAAGCCTTGATCGTCTGAGGTTTTTTGATGCTCTGCCACACGGTAAGGgaaaaggcaaaacttttcctTGCCATCTGAAGGCGAATCCCTTACGGCCACACCCTGTGCTTGTAAAGTCTTCAAGCTTTGGCGGAACTTTCAACAAAATCGTGAAAACGCAGCCGCTCGTTCAACCGCAAAGAAAGGGTTCCATCGATGGCCTGGATAAATCAGACACTTTTCATACGGCGCATGTGCGAAAGTCCAATCTCTGTCATAGACATTCGAAGTCCCTGGACACTCTTATGCTGTTGAGGGATGTCAACTGGGCAGCATATGATATCGATATTTATCACCCGTATGCAAGTGTACACAGCAGTCGGAGTGATGATATCAACGAGAAGGAACCGTATTATGCAAGCCTTGCCAGTGCGGACGAAAAAACCTCGAGTCTTTTCGAAAACAGTGGAGGAGTTGCTTCTCCGAGTGAGGTCAGCGCAAGGTCAGGAAGCGAAGGACCGATGGATACTTGCAGTGGCGAAAATTTATACGCAACTGTGAGCGATGATGATTTATCCATAACAGAAGGTGATTCTCGTTGTTCTAATTTGGAGAATGATAATAGAGACAGTGGTGTATCGTCCAGTTTTGCGGGATCAGAAGATCCTACTTCGCCTTATGCGTCGGTCAGGATAAGTCAAATACAGGGTCTAGTTGTGGCTTCTCTCGGCGAGGAAAGCAAGTGTAAGGAGAAGGTTTCCGACATAGAAGATTCGGGGTCTAACATAGGCAAATGCGAGGATTTAAGAGAAAACGAAGATTTCAAGCGAGCCAGCGTTCACACTTACTTGGAACTGTTGCCAGATAACGTCAGGGACAGTGTCATTTCGGAGACAAGTTCAGGATATGCAAGACCAGCAGACCTAGTATCTGACATATCGGGACAGGAAGACCAAGATCTCGACACTGAATACCCTCGCGAAAGTTACACAGACCCGGACTTCCCAACAAAGAACTCTTCTTCGGCAGAAAGAGTTGAGAGAGCTTTTGAACTGAGTCAATCAGAAGAGTATTCCACTAATAAGGAAGAGAATGTGCTGCTTGTCTCGGACAGTTCACCTACATGTAGTATCGAAGAGGACGAGTGTTCTGTTCAGAGCAACGCTAGGCTGTCGGAGTTATTCAATGAAGCTATAGAAGATGATGAAGATCATGATTTCAGAGACCCACCAACAAAGGTACACATTTACGACAGCGCAGTCTTCGTTAAAAACTTGCAAACTCGAGATACAGCCGAGCAGTTCCGACCGTCGGGCGACGGCGTTCCagctgtttag